A single window of Salvia splendens isolate huo1 chromosome 6, SspV2, whole genome shotgun sequence DNA harbors:
- the LOC121808347 gene encoding protein Iojap-related, mitochondrial-like has product MWSALRRGALSSSHSAISHHLKNLASSSPIFSRNFSSSALSSVEKNKELLSLAEVEKILQDVRADDVTVIPAPKGSEFADYMVIATGRSPWHVRNISQALIYQVKQKQRGAKRILLPSVVGQEGGKWIVIDSGKLIVHAVDEKARSYYNFEGLWAAKPSNVEDSQDLEKAFVKVRPKNNSKKRPQVRAA; this is encoded by the exons ATGTGGTCAGCTTTACGCCGCGGAGCCCTATCATCTTCGCATTCCGCCATTTCTCACCACTTGAAAAACCTAGCCTCCTCCAGTCCCATTTTCAGCCGTAATTTTTCTTCATCGGCCCTCAGCAGCGTCGAGAAGAACAAGGAGCTGTTGAGCTTGGCAGAAGTTGAGAAAATACTCCAAGACGTCAGGGCGGATGATGTCACGGTTATCCCGGCGCCAAAAGGCTCTGAATTCGCCGATTACATGGTAATCGCCACCGGTCGATCTCCGTGGCACGTCCGCAATATCTCCCAAGCCCTAATTTACCAG GTTAAGCAAAAGCAGCGAGGTGCAAAGAGAATCTTGCTGCCTAGTGTGGTAGGACAAGAGGGAGGAAAATGGATTGTTATCGACTCTG GTAAGCTAATTGTTCATGCTGTTGATGAGAAAGCAAGATCTTATTACAACTTCGAGGGGCTATGGGCTGCAAAACCATCAAACGTAGAGGATAGTCAG GATTTGGAGAAGGCTTTCGTGAAAGTTCGCCCCAAGAATAACTCCAAGAAACGCCCACAAGTGCGTGCAGCATAG
- the LOC121807494 gene encoding mucin-19-like: MPPSPSIRVSPGREMKRENHKRGGSFESGILFREKDEDLALFNEVQNKETDSFLLQTNDDFDDMFSSRPRQFLNYKLGISIPARGESSDLLNAEGDKNDYDWLITPPETPLFPSLDDEAPTVSLAPRGRPRSQPITISRSSTMEKGYKSGRTSASPRRLSPSPRSGTSPLQSKSRPFSATHSSPPPALRRSSPSRGLSPPPSKPITAPRNRTPTPRSMSTGSAGATAPSSARGASPVKTSQGNSASPKIKAWQSNIPGFSLEAPPNLRTSLADRPASYVRGSSPASRNGSRSARQSMSPTASRSVGSSHSHERDQFSSYSRGSAASSGDDDADSLQSVPISTSGRSVPRSVGRSPNNKTMGFSKKPAKTLSNSAPKRSFDLALRQMDRKAPQNMFRPLLSSVPSSTLYAGKTSTHHRALTSRNSSITTSSNASSDQGTSGALDTEENEQNQDDVTSDFVKGQYPTVHYEVFAMDHTDAVNEAIENRLIEVPGCQDEETGNPARVNSLSDAESSIQLDTSADVGLDVKYEYSDVDGTSDMEVCARCSDTFPSSELVKEGDLWFCLECNSLKTNILATLPVTTVKKDLDQSLSIQDSVPAGEIGMHHLDSTAIDDQYSKTEPSMDHEVLQSEKSEVMVTGQQEIVGAVELHSAPQQLHQSGVCSTSEADVSEGTGITLLLKSSSSSKGHLIQSRSFTASNICYGDFSYLRDSINSMRSSGGYSNASVSSSTDLGSSRQTEARIRWQSSGQRSDIENYRDEIPMKHKRSISSLSGASALGSQVRSTTPSCLGDSFELVSSDKDREVHGVTYPDPPIQSLPSEKEAESTCADLESSLTLKVSAELSSDLMNAHLEGSPKESILASEGPVSHESGENLTNKSSGEETAATQLQTSTLGEDMQSSCRGNVDVTEVPHLSSLNDISEMEIQNSGILSCDSQSDVDSTNSKTCTNELLEPFVSVEQNDIMTETTEEFDIPVPVNFVLEDFTIVREDAGGTNARSLTLEEATDTILFCSSIVHNLAYEAANIAIEKESSSLEVTRPTVTVVGKPNPDRREMRSRPLGKRSSKSQKARHRRLETETETKPRPVTPETEEKFSPRIVRSPIRKGEATTRPPPKLESKCNCTIM, translated from the exons ATGCCTCCATCACCTTCTATTAGAGTTTCCCCGGGGAgggagatgaagagagagaatcACAAGAGAGGCGGCAGTTTTGAGAGTGGGATTCTCTTTCGAGAGAAGGATGAGGATCTTGCTCTGTTCAATGAGGTGCAGAACAAAGAAACTGATAGTTTCTTGCTCCAGACGAATGATGACTTTGATGACATGTTTT CATCGAGGCCAAGACAGTTCTTGAATTACAAGCTTGGAATATCCATTCCTGCCCGAGGGGAGAGTAGTGACCTGCTTAATGCAGAAGGAGATAAAAATGACTATGACTG GTTAATAACCCCTCCTGAAACTCCTCTGTTTCCTTCTTTGGATGACGAAGCACCGACAGTTAGCCTTGCACCCAGAGGCAGGCCCAGGAGTCAACCTATTACAATCTCGCGATCATCCACG ATGGAGAAGGGTTATAAGAGTGGCAGGACCAGTGCTAGTCCCCGTCGCCTTAGTCCatctcctcggtctggtactaGTCCATTGCAGTCTAAAAGCAGACCATTTTCTGCCACACATTCCAGTCCACCTCCTGCTTTGCGACGTTCTTCTCCTTCAAGGGGGCTGTCTCCCCCACCAAGTAAGCCAATAACTGCTCCAAGGAATAGAACACCGACACCTAGGAGCATGAGCACGGGTTCAGCTGGTGCTACTGCACCTTCAAGCGCGAGAGGTGCCTCTCCTGTCAAGACAAGTCAGGGTAACTCTGcttcacctaaaataaaagCATGGCAATCTAACATCCCTGGGTTTTCCTTAGAGGCGCCTCCTAATCTTCGCACCTCACTGGCTGATAGGCCAGCATCATATGTCAGAGGTTCCTCACCAGCATCGAGAAATGGGTCCAGATCTGCTAGGCAGTCTATGTCCCCAACTGCCTCTAGAAGTGTCGGTTCATCTCATAGTCATGAAAGGGATCAATTTAGTTCCTACAGCAGAGGTTCAGCTGCATCATCTGGTGATGATGATGCAGACTCACTACAATCTGTGCCTATCAGCACCTCTGGCCGCTCAGTTCCACGAAGCGTAGGTAGATCCCCAAATAATAAAACTATGGGATTTTCCAAGAAACCAGCCAAAACTTTGTCAAATTCTGCTCCCAAAAGGTCATTTGACTTGGCACTTCGACAAATG GATAGGAAGGCTCCACAGAATATGTTCAGACCCCTGCTGTCCAGTGTCCCCAGTTCAACACTTTATGCAGGGAAAACAAGTACACACCATCGCGCCCTGACATCAAGAAATTCTTCAATCACAACTAGCAGTAATGCTAGTTCTGATCAAGGGACAAGTGGTGCACTTGACACTGAAGAAAATGAGCAAAACCAAGATGATGTGACCAGCGACTTTGTGAAGGGGCAGTACCCAACTGTGCACTACGAAGTATTTGCCATGGATCACACTGATGCAGTAAATGAAGCAATTGAGAATAGACTAATTGAGGTACCTGGTTGTCAGGATGAGGAAACTGGTAACCCCGCTAGAGTTAATTCTCTGTCAGATGCTGAGAGTAGCATCCAACTTGACACTTCTGCAGATGTAGGCTTGGATGTGAAGTATGAGTATTCCGATGTTGATGGGACTTCTGATATGGAAGTATGCGCTCGATGCAGTGACACGTTTCCTTCAAGTGAATTGGTAAAGGAAGGTGACCTATGGTTCTGTCTGGAATGCAATAGTTTGAAAACAAATATACTGGCAACCCTCCCAGTGACAACAGTGAAGAAAGATTTGGACCAATCTCTCTCAATTCAAGATTCAGTACCTGCTGGTGAAATAGGAATGCACCACCTCGACTCTACTGCAATTGATGATCAATATTCAAAGACTGAGCCAAGCATGGATCATGAAGTATTGCAGTCTGAGAAGAGTGAGGTTATGGTCACCGGCCAGCAAGAGATAGTTGGAGCTGTGGAACTTCACTCCGCCCCCCAACAATTACACCAGTCTGGTGTCTGTTCAACTTCAGAAGCTGATGTTTCAGAAGGTACAGGTATAACATTGCTTCTGAAGTCATCAAGTAGCAGTAAAGGACATCTCATCCAAAGCAGGAGTTTCACCGCAAGTAACATTTGTTATGGTGATTTCTCTTATCTGAGGGATAGCATAAATAGTATGAGAAGCTCCGGTGGGTATAGTAATGCATCTGTATCATCCTCCACTGATCTGGGATCTTCTAGGCAAACAGAGGCACGTATTCGTTGGCAATCAAGTGGCCAGAGATCTGACATTGAAAATTACAGAGATGAAATTCCTATGAAGCATAAACGCTCCATCTCCTCTTTGTCTGGTGCATCAGCTCTTGGATCCCAGGTCCGAAGTACAACACCAAGTTGCCTAGGGGATAGTTTTGAGCTAGTGTCTTCTGACAAGGATAGGGAGGTTCACGGGGTAACATATCCAGATCCTCCTATCCAGTCACTGCCCTCTGAAAAAGAAGCAGAAAGTACATGCGCAGATTTGGAAAGCAGTCTAACCCTCAAGGTTTCTGCAGAATTATCGAGTGATTTGATGAATGCCCATTTGGAAGGTAGTCCGAAGGAGTCAATTCTGGCTTCTGAAGGGCCAGTATCACATGAGAGTGGTGAAAACCTGACAAACAAATCCAGTGGAGAAGAAACAGCAGCTACACAGTTACAGACTTCTACCCTAGGGGAAGACATGCAAAGCTCTTGTAGGGGAAATGTGGATGTCACAGAAGTTCCTCATCTGAGTTCTTTGAATGATATATCTGAAATGGAAATTCAGAATTCTGGTATTTTATCTTGTGACTCACAATCTGATGTTGATTCCACAAATTCAAAGACATGTACGAATGAATTGCTGGAGCCTTTTGTCTCAGTGGAACAGAATGATATCATGACAGAAACTACTGAAGAATTTGACATCCCTGTTCCAGTAAATTTTGTCCTTG AAGATTTTACCATTGTACGAGAAGACGCTGGTGGAACAAACGCTAGAAGCCTGACCCTCGAGGAAGCGACAGACACAATCCTCTTCTGCAGCTCCATTGTCCACAATCTGGCATATGAGGCGGCAAACATAGCCATAGAGAAGGAGAGCTCGTCACTTGAAGTCACGAGACCAACAGTGACAGTGGTTGGCAAACCCAATCCCGACAGAAGGGAGATGCGATCAAGGCCACTGGGTAAACGCAGTTCCAAGTCCCAAAAGGCTCGCCACAGAAGATTGGAGACAGAGACAGAGACAAAGCCAAGGCCTGTGACTCCTGAAACGGAAGAAAAATTTAGTCCTCGCATCGTGAGATCCCCTATCAGGAAGGGCGAGGCCACCACACGTCCTCCTCCGAAGCTGGAGTCCAAGTGCAACTGCACCATCATGTGA
- the LOC121807497 gene encoding uncharacterized membrane protein YuiD-like, with protein MKGDLSNGILALLTNHALLSAFLGFAIAQSIKFFTLWYRENRWDPKQLIGSGGMPSSHSATVTALAVGVGLQEGFGGPEFATALVLACVVMYDATGVRLHAGRQAEVLNQILCELPAEHPLAESMPLRELLGHTPTQVAAGAVLGSITAVVINLI; from the exons ATGAAGGGTGATTTGTCAAATGGAATATTGGCGCTTCTCACAAATCATGCGTTGCTGTCTGCCTTTCTTGGCTTCGCTATTGCTCAGTCCATTAAGTTCTTTACTCTCTG GTACAGGGAAAACCGGTGGGATCCGAAGCAACTTATCGGATCTGGTGGCATGCCGTCATCACATTCAGCTACTGTGACCGCGCTTGCAGTTGGCGTTGGCCTACAAGAGGGTTTTGGAGGGCCGGAGTTTGCAACTGCGTTAGTCTTGGCATGTGTG GTGATGTACGATGCAACTGGTGTAAGATTACATGCCGGACGTCAAGCAGAG GTATTGAATCAGATTTTATGTGAACTTCCAGCTGAGCACCCTCTTGCTGAGAGCATGCCTCTGCGCGAACTTCTCGGTCACACGCCTACTCAG GTTGCTGCTGGTGCTGTTCTGGGATCAATTACAGCAGtagttataaatttaatatga